A genomic window from Vigna radiata var. radiata cultivar VC1973A chromosome 2, Vradiata_ver6, whole genome shotgun sequence includes:
- the LOC106776372 gene encoding photosystem I reaction center subunit IV A, chloroplastic-like yields MASAASGFVLSLNVAAGTTNSSSPSRVMFPSKNNGSSRLVVRASDEAAPAPATATPPPEAEAKPKPPPIGPKRGAKVKILRKESYWYKGTGSVVAVDQDPKTRYPVVVRFNKVNYANVSTNNYALDEIVEVE; encoded by the exons ATGGCATCAGCAGCATCTGGGTTTGTGTTGTCTCTTAATGTTGCAGCTGGCACCACAAACTCATCATCCCCTTCAAGGGTCATGTTCCCCTCAAAGAACAATGGTTCTTCTAGGCTTGTTGTGAGGGCTTCAGATGAGGCTGCACCCGCACCTGCCACCGCCACTCCGCCACCTGAAGCTGAAGCAAAGCCAAAGCCACCACCTATTGGCCCCAAGAGAGGTGCTAAG GTGAAGATTCTTAGGAAGGAATCGTATTGGTACAAAGGAACTGGATCAGTTGTTGCTGTTGATCAG GACCCCAAGACTCGCTACCCTGTTGTGGTTCGATTCAACAAAGTGAACTATGCCAATGTATCAACAAACAACTATGCTTTGGATGAGATCGTGGAAGTTGAATGA